The Longimicrobiaceae bacterium genome includes a window with the following:
- a CDS encoding efflux RND transporter periplasmic adaptor subunit, which translates to MRRPALLALALAAAACRGDGPQTATGTVEVTEVDVAPLQPARIVAVRVEEGARVRAGDTLVVLAQAATQGAVPQQAARVAASRARLREVEAGPRAAEIAQAQAQVRSREAEAGRAARDAERYRPLAARGIVSRQTYDQARAAASVAASQLDASRQSLRLLREGARAEEVESARAEVAGAQSALEASRATAAELTLVAPVDGVVLGRWAEPGETVAAGETVLTVGRTSRPYTRVYVNERVLPRIRVGQRLTATLDGLPGRPFSGRVVSINDKAEYTPRIALTETERADLLFGVKVELSDPAGALKAGLPVTVTLPEAR; encoded by the coding sequence ATGAGACGGCCCGCATTGCTCGCGCTGGCCCTCGCCGCCGCCGCGTGCCGCGGCGACGGCCCGCAGACCGCCACGGGCACGGTGGAGGTGACCGAGGTGGACGTGGCGCCGCTCCAGCCCGCGCGCATCGTTGCCGTGCGCGTGGAGGAAGGCGCCCGCGTGCGGGCCGGCGACACGCTGGTCGTCCTCGCGCAGGCGGCCACGCAGGGCGCGGTGCCGCAGCAGGCCGCGCGCGTCGCCGCCAGCCGCGCCCGCCTGCGCGAGGTGGAGGCCGGCCCCCGCGCCGCCGAGATCGCCCAGGCCCAGGCGCAGGTCCGCAGCCGCGAAGCCGAGGCCGGCCGCGCCGCCCGCGACGCCGAGCGCTACCGGCCGCTCGCCGCCCGCGGCATCGTGAGCCGCCAGACGTACGACCAGGCGCGCGCCGCCGCCTCCGTCGCCGCCAGCCAGCTCGACGCCTCCCGCCAGTCGCTCCGCCTCCTGCGCGAGGGCGCGCGTGCGGAAGAGGTCGAGTCCGCCCGTGCCGAGGTGGCGGGCGCGCAGTCCGCCCTCGAAGCCTCGCGCGCCACCGCGGCCGAGCTGACGCTGGTCGCGCCGGTGGACGGCGTCGTCCTCGGCCGCTGGGCCGAGCCGGGCGAGACGGTGGCCGCGGGCGAGACCGTGCTCACCGTCGGCCGCACCTCGCGGCCGTACACGCGCGTGTACGTGAACGAGCGCGTGCTGCCGCGCATCCGCGTGGGGCAGCGGCTCACGGCCACGCTCGACGGGCTGCCCGGCCGCCCCTTCTCCGGCCGCGTCGTCTCCATCAACGACAAGGCCGAGTACACGCCGCGCATCGCCCTCACCGAGACGGAACGCGCGGACCTGCTGTTCGGCGTCAAGGTGGAGCTGTCGGACCCCGCGGGCGCGCTCAAGGCCGGCCTCCCCGTCACCGTCACCCTCCCCGAGGCGCGGTGA
- a CDS encoding ABC transporter ATP-binding protein, whose protein sequence is MSTTAAHPPEVSASPGSAVRTSALRKTFGPLVAVDGLDLEISTGEVFGLLGPNGSGKTTTIRMLCGLVTPTSGSATVVGFDVAKQPEKVRQAIGYMSQKFGLYDDMTVAENLRFYASIYGLFGRERDERVRHLLAELDLEDRVGQLTGTLSGGWKQRVALACATAHRPRMLFLDEPTAGVDPAARRRFWEIIYGLAQQGTTILVTTHYMDEAERCGRIAFLSRGHLIALGTSAQITRQFGQATLEDVYVEMQRRDEGVRV, encoded by the coding sequence GTGAGCACGACCGCCGCGCATCCGCCCGAAGTCTCCGCATCCCCCGGCAGCGCCGTCCGCACGTCGGCGCTGCGCAAGACGTTCGGGCCGCTCGTCGCCGTCGATGGGCTGGACTTGGAGATATCTACCGGCGAGGTGTTCGGCCTGCTTGGTCCCAACGGCTCGGGGAAGACGACGACCATCCGCATGCTGTGCGGGCTGGTCACACCCACGTCCGGCAGCGCCACCGTGGTCGGGTTCGACGTGGCGAAGCAGCCGGAGAAGGTGCGCCAGGCCATCGGCTACATGTCGCAGAAGTTCGGGCTGTACGACGACATGACGGTCGCCGAGAACCTGCGCTTCTACGCATCCATCTACGGCCTGTTCGGGCGTGAGAGGGACGAGCGCGTCCGCCACCTGCTGGCCGAGCTGGACCTGGAGGACCGCGTGGGCCAGCTCACCGGCACGCTCAGCGGCGGCTGGAAGCAGCGCGTCGCGCTCGCCTGCGCGACGGCACACCGGCCGCGCATGCTCTTCCTGGACGAGCCGACCGCGGGCGTGGACCCGGCCGCGCGCCGCCGCTTCTGGGAGATCATCTACGGGCTGGCGCAGCAGGGCACCACCATCCTGGTCACCACCCACTACATGGACGAGGCGGAGCGGTGCGGCCGCATCGCCTTCCTCTCCCGCGGCCACCTCATCGCCCTGGGCACCTCTGCCCAGATCACCAGGCAGTTCGGGCAGGCGACGCTGGAAGACGTGTACGTGGAGATGCAGCGCCGCGACGAAGGCGTGCGCGTATGA
- a CDS encoding ABC transporter permease, protein MSPVERIRRSLLWPMLWKEFVQMRRDRFTLALMLAVPAMQLVLFGFAIRTDVRHLPTVVLDESNTAESRALVAVMQNTDNFRIVGAVRSRGELRTAIEQGDARAGIVIPPDYTRNVKRGRTASAQVIVDAADPMASSTALSGAAMAAQARSAALMGRTTFAPPPPLDVRVRPWYNPALRSEVYIVPGLIGVLLTLTMILITSLAITRERERGTLEQLIVTPIGKTSMMLGKIIPFILVGYVQMTVVLVLGRVLFHVPMRGSLLALYAVTLAFIVASLGLGLVVSTVARTQAQAMQLSFMLLLPNILLSGFMFPREAMPRAIQLASAALPLTYYLRVIRNVLLKGVAVQHLLGDAAVLTLMAAVIVTFSVLRFSKTVE, encoded by the coding sequence ATGAGCCCCGTGGAGCGCATCCGCCGGTCGCTGCTCTGGCCGATGTTGTGGAAGGAGTTCGTGCAGATGCGGCGCGACCGGTTCACGCTCGCGCTCATGCTCGCCGTCCCGGCCATGCAGCTCGTCCTGTTCGGCTTCGCCATCCGCACCGACGTGCGCCACCTCCCCACCGTCGTCCTCGACGAGTCCAACACGGCGGAGAGCCGCGCGCTCGTGGCGGTCATGCAGAACACCGACAACTTCCGCATCGTCGGCGCCGTCCGCAGCCGCGGAGAGCTGCGTACCGCCATCGAGCAGGGAGATGCGCGGGCGGGCATCGTCATCCCGCCCGACTACACGCGCAACGTGAAGCGCGGCCGCACCGCCAGCGCGCAGGTCATCGTCGACGCGGCGGACCCCATGGCGTCGTCCACCGCGCTCTCCGGCGCCGCGATGGCGGCGCAGGCCCGGTCCGCCGCGCTGATGGGGCGCACCACCTTCGCGCCTCCTCCGCCGCTGGACGTGCGGGTGCGGCCGTGGTACAACCCTGCGCTGCGCAGCGAGGTCTACATCGTCCCCGGCCTCATCGGCGTGCTGCTCACGCTCACCATGATCCTCATCACCTCGCTCGCGATCACGCGCGAGCGCGAGCGGGGCACGCTGGAACAGCTCATCGTCACGCCCATCGGCAAGACGAGCATGATGCTGGGGAAGATCATCCCGTTCATCCTCGTGGGCTACGTGCAGATGACGGTGGTGCTCGTCCTCGGCCGCGTGCTCTTCCACGTCCCCATGCGCGGCAGCCTGCTCGCCCTCTACGCCGTCACGCTCGCCTTCATCGTCGCCAGCCTGGGGCTCGGCCTCGTGGTCAGCACGGTCGCGCGAACGCAGGCGCAGGCCATGCAGCTCAGCTTCATGCTGCTGCTGCCCAACATCCTCCTCTCCGGCTTCATGTTCCCGCGCGAAGCTATGCCGCGTGCTATCCAGCTCGCCAGCGCCGCGCTGCCGCTCACGTATTATCTGCGCGTCATCCGCAACGTCCTCCTCAAGGGCGTCGCGGTCCAGCACCTGCTCGGCGACGCCGCCGTCCTCACCCTCATGGCCGCCGTCATCGTCACCTTCAGCGTCCTCCGCTTCTCCAAGACAGTCGAGTAG